A genome region from Yoonia vestfoldensis includes the following:
- the hemA gene encoding 5-aminolevulinate synthase produces the protein MDFDALFNAQLDQLKADGNYRYFAELERQCGKFPRAANHAADGAVRDVTVWCSNDYLGMGQHPAVIGAMCEAVQRTGTGSGGTRNISGTNHDHLLLERELADLHGKQSALLFTSGYVSNWAALSTLGSRLENCVILSDAGNHASMIEGIRHSRAQKVIWKHNDYHDLEMKLRALPADVPKIVAFESVYSMDGDIAPIRQIVEVCEKYGAMTYLDEVHAVGMYGPRGGGVSEREGLADRITLIEGTLGKAYGVVGGYITGSAALCDFIRSFASGFIFTTALPPAIAAAARASIAYLKESQMERARQRRQVARLRAALDRAGIPHMLNDSHIVPVLIKDPVKTRMLADYLMREWDIYVQPINYPTVPKGTERLRFTPSPLHSDEDIDHLVTALRVLWKQCALAHAVA, from the coding sequence ATGGATTTTGACGCCCTTTTCAATGCGCAGCTGGATCAATTGAAAGCCGATGGCAATTACCGCTATTTCGCGGAATTGGAACGCCAATGCGGCAAGTTTCCCCGCGCGGCCAACCATGCCGCCGATGGGGCCGTGCGCGATGTGACGGTCTGGTGTTCCAATGATTACCTTGGCATGGGCCAGCACCCTGCCGTGATCGGCGCGATGTGTGAAGCGGTCCAGCGCACCGGAACCGGATCGGGCGGCACCCGCAATATCAGCGGCACCAATCATGATCACCTGTTGCTGGAACGCGAATTGGCCGATCTGCATGGCAAGCAATCGGCTTTGCTGTTCACCTCGGGCTATGTGTCGAATTGGGCGGCGCTGTCGACCTTGGGCAGCCGTTTGGAAAACTGCGTGATCCTGTCGGATGCGGGCAACCATGCGTCCATGATCGAGGGTATCCGCCATTCGCGTGCGCAAAAGGTGATCTGGAAGCACAATGATTACCATGATCTGGAAATGAAGCTGCGCGCCTTGCCCGCCGATGTCCCCAAGATCGTGGCCTTCGAAAGCGTCTATTCCATGGATGGCGATATCGCGCCCATTCGCCAGATCGTCGAGGTCTGCGAAAAATACGGCGCCATGACCTATCTGGACGAGGTCCATGCCGTCGGCATGTATGGCCCGCGCGGTGGCGGGGTCAGCGAACGCGAAGGTCTGGCCGATCGCATCACCTTGATCGAGGGCACATTGGGCAAGGCTTATGGCGTTGTCGGCGGCTATATCACCGGATCGGCGGCGCTATGCGATTTCATCCGCAGCTTTGCCTCGGGGTTCATCTTTACCACCGCGTTGCCGCCGGCCATTGCTGCCGCCGCGCGTGCATCCATTGCCTATCTCAAAGAATCCCAGATGGAACGCGCCCGCCAGCGCCGCCAGGTCGCCCGGCTGCGCGCCGCGCTTGACCGTGCGGGCATTCCGCATATGCTCAATGACAGCCATATCGTGCCGGTGCTGATCAAGGACCCGGTCAAGACCCGGATGCTGGCCGATTACCTGATGCGCGAATGGGATATCTATGTGCAGCCGATCAATTACCCGACCGTGCCCAAGGGCACCGAAAGGCTGCGCTTTACCCCATCACCGCTGCATTCGGATGAGGATATCGACCATCTGGTCACCGCGCTGCGCGTTTTGTGGAAACAATGCGCATTGGCGCATGCCGTTGCCTGA
- a CDS encoding c-type cytochrome: MKKFTLAAALAILAAPAFAQDLAPTIGDAANGEEQFNRQCVACHIVADADGNVLAGRNSRTGPNQYGLVGRALGSVEDFNYSDGLVALGEAGEVWNEENFVGYVQDPTGWLREKLEDRRARGKMAYQVRSEQDAYDLYAYLATFSDM, encoded by the coding sequence ATGAAGAAATTTACACTCGCTGCGGCGCTTGCCATTCTGGCGGCACCAGCATTTGCACAAGATCTCGCGCCGACAATCGGCGATGCCGCGAATGGTGAAGAACAGTTCAACCGTCAATGCGTGGCCTGCCATATCGTGGCAGATGCCGATGGCAATGTTCTGGCAGGGCGCAATTCGCGCACGGGTCCGAACCAATATGGCCTGGTTGGCCGTGCGCTGGGCTCGGTCGAAGATTTCAACTACAGCGATGGGCTGGTCGCGCTGGGCGAGGCTGGCGAAGTCTGGAACGAAGAAAACTTTGTCGGCTATGTGCAGGACCCGACCGGCTGGCTGCGCGAAAAGCTGGAAGATCGCCGCGCCCGCGGCAAGATGGCCTATCAGGTGCGCTCCGAACAGGACGCCTATGATCTCTATGCCTATCTGGCGACATTCTCTGACATGTAA
- the bchO gene encoding alpha/beta fold hydrolase BchO, with the protein MRWPPRDWPLSDHSRQILHRPHRWHVQEAGSGPLILLIHGAGGATQSFRHLFPILMQTHHVVAIDLPGQGFTQMGARQRCGLDHMAEDILSLCHAQGWDPAIILGHSAGGAIALRLWELGLRPAEIVLINAALSNFKGVAGLLFPIMAKALAATPFSASIVTVTSNRNTIRNLIRGTGSKLDDDGLALYYRLLGDRSHIDGTLSMMAQWSLDGLLARLPQISAPVHLISGLNDKTVPPSVSRDAAARLPQARLTELAQLGHLAHEENAALIAKLITEQ; encoded by the coding sequence ATGCGCTGGCCCCCGCGCGACTGGCCGCTGTCAGACCATTCCCGCCAGATCCTGCACCGCCCGCATCGCTGGCATGTGCAAGAGGCCGGCAGCGGCCCGCTGATCCTGCTGATCCATGGCGCAGGCGGGGCGACGCAAAGTTTCCGGCATCTTTTTCCGATCCTGATGCAAACCCATCATGTCGTCGCCATCGACCTGCCCGGTCAGGGGTTCACCCAGATGGGCGCGCGGCAACGCTGCGGGCTGGATCACATGGCCGAGGATATCTTGTCGCTCTGCCATGCCCAAGGCTGGGATCCCGCGATCATCCTGGGCCATTCGGCAGGCGGCGCGATTGCCCTGCGGCTTTGGGAATTGGGGCTGCGGCCCGCCGAAATCGTGCTGATCAACGCCGCGCTGAGCAATTTCAAAGGCGTTGCGGGTTTGCTGTTCCCGATCATGGCCAAGGCGCTGGCCGCGACGCCCTTTAGCGCCAGCATCGTGACGGTGACCAGCAACCGCAATACGATCCGCAACCTGATCAGGGGGACAGGGTCAAAGCTGGATGATGACGGGCTCGCGCTTTATTACCGCCTGCTGGGCGACCGCAGCCATATCGACGGGACCCTGTCAATGATGGCGCAATGGTCGCTGGATGGTTTGCTGGCGCGCCTGCCGCAGATCAGCGCCCCGGTGCATCTGATCAGCGGGTTGAATGACAAGACCGTGCCGCCATCGGTCAGCCGGGACGCCGCCGCCCGTCTGCCACAGGCGCGCCTGACCGAATTGGCGCAGCTGGGCCATCTGGCGCATGAAGAAAACGCAGCCCTGATCGCAAAGCTGATCACCGAGCAATGA
- a CDS encoding magnesium chelatase subunit D: MQLLAVDPALGGMALRARSGPVRDRLMGLLHWLPQPQHRIHPAISDEALFGGLDLSATLATGAFVQEQGLLSRPSTMILTMAERATTQLAARLAMVLDAGSTHRLIALDEGAEPDEALNPKLAERLAFAADLSEVSVTEAILPDAFDPAAAITHLRHVAVPDDLCEQLTRIAAQFGIDSLRAPLFALRAAKAHAALLGKMLVDADDVEIACLLVFAHRATQMPGGEEDDDTPEPDQNDPEDQDQTDIRDLPDELLLDAIKALLPDDLLDRIAAQKARQGKGSGSGAARKGNRRGRPMPSRAGRLGDGARIDIVATLRAAAPWQSIRKQATGRDSLQVRSADIRVKRFEEKSDRLLVFTVDASGSSALSRLAEAKGAIELLLAQAYARRDHVALVAFRGTGAEVLLPPTRSLVQTKRRLAALPGGGGTPLAAGIVAALDQAVTAIRKGLTPTIVILTDGRANIALDGAGNRPQAAADAQRMAQAVRAQGIDALVIDTGNRPEPALAALAQSLGAIYLPMPRADAARLSASVATALGD; encoded by the coding sequence ATGCAATTGCTGGCGGTTGATCCCGCATTGGGGGGCATGGCCCTGCGCGCAAGGTCCGGCCCGGTGCGCGACAGGCTGATGGGCTTGCTGCATTGGTTGCCACAGCCGCAGCACCGTATCCATCCCGCGATATCAGACGAGGCGCTGTTCGGCGGGCTGGACCTGTCCGCGACCTTGGCAACAGGTGCGTTTGTGCAGGAACAGGGTCTGTTATCGCGCCCTAGCACAATGATCCTGACCATGGCGGAACGCGCAACCACGCAATTGGCCGCCCGGCTGGCCATGGTGCTGGATGCGGGCAGCACCCACCGGCTGATCGCGCTGGATGAAGGCGCTGAACCCGATGAGGCGTTGAACCCCAAACTGGCGGAACGGCTGGCCTTTGCTGCTGATCTGTCAGAGGTCAGCGTGACCGAGGCCATCCTGCCCGATGCTTTCGACCCCGCCGCCGCGATCACCCATCTGCGCCATGTCGCTGTCCCCGATGATCTGTGTGAACAACTGACCCGGATCGCGGCGCAATTCGGCATCGACAGCCTGCGCGCGCCCTTGTTCGCCCTGCGCGCGGCCAAGGCGCATGCGGCGCTGCTGGGCAAAATGCTGGTCGATGCCGATGATGTGGAAATCGCCTGCCTGCTGGTGTTCGCCCATCGCGCCACGCAGATGCCAGGCGGCGAAGAGGACGACGACACACCCGAACCCGACCAGAATGATCCCGAGGATCAGGACCAGACCGACATCCGTGATCTGCCGGATGAATTGCTGCTGGATGCGATCAAGGCGCTCTTGCCTGACGACCTGCTGGACCGGATCGCCGCGCAAAAGGCGCGCCAAGGCAAGGGCAGCGGGTCAGGGGCTGCGCGCAAGGGCAACCGGCGCGGCAGGCCGATGCCATCGCGCGCGGGGCGGTTGGGGGACGGCGCGCGGATCGATATTGTCGCCACCCTGCGCGCGGCAGCCCCTTGGCAAAGCATCCGCAAACAGGCGACAGGGCGCGACAGCCTGCAAGTGCGCAGCGCCGATATCCGCGTCAAACGGTTCGAGGAAAAATCCGACCGGCTGCTGGTCTTCACCGTCGATGCCTCGGGGTCTTCTGCGCTATCGCGTCTGGCCGAGGCGAAAGGCGCGATCGAATTGCTGCTGGCGCAGGCCTATGCGCGGCGCGATCATGTGGCGCTGGTGGCGTTTCGCGGAACGGGGGCCGAGGTGCTGCTGCCGCCCACCCGGTCGCTGGTGCAGACCAAACGCCGCCTTGCCGCCTTGCCGGGGGGCGGTGGCACGCCGCTGGCGGCGGGGATCGTGGCCGCACTGGACCAGGCCGTCACCGCCATACGCAAAGGGCTGACGCCGACGATCGTGATCCTGACAGACGGCCGCGCGAATATCGCATTGGATGGCGCAGGCAACCGCCCGCAGGCCGCCGCCGATGCGCAGCGCATGGCGCAGGCGGTGCGCGCGCAAGGGATCGACGCGCTGGTGATCGACACCGGCAACCGGCCGGAACCAGCGCTGGCGGCCTTGGCGCAAAGCTTGGGCGCGATCTATCTGCCCATGCCGCGTGCCGATGCGGCGCGGCTATCGGCCAGCGTCGCCACCGCCTTGGGCGACTGA
- the bchI gene encoding magnesium chelatase ATPase subunit I produces MKQPFPFSAIVGQDEMKQAMILTAIDPSIGGVLVFGDRGTGKSTAVRALAALLPPIKAVQGCPVNSAKPGDVPDWAVLETKKLAEMPTPVVDLPLGATEDRVTGALDIEKALTKGEKAFQPGLLARANRGYLYIDEVNLLEDHIVDLLLDVAQSGENVVEREGLSIRHAARFVLVGSGNPEEGELRPQLLDRFGLSVEVASPKDIATRVEVIKRRDAFDNDNAAFMLRWQAEDAAIRDRILTARKTLKRLKTPEKTLHDVAELCLALGSDGLRGELTLLKAARAYAAWRNDTALTRAHVKDMAPMALRHRLRRDPLDEAGSGTRVARIVEETLG; encoded by the coding sequence ATGAAACAGCCCTTCCCCTTTTCCGCCATCGTCGGTCAGGACGAGATGAAACAGGCCATGATCCTGACCGCCATCGACCCATCCATCGGCGGCGTGCTGGTCTTCGGCGACCGTGGCACCGGCAAATCGACCGCCGTGCGCGCGCTGGCCGCTTTGCTGCCACCGATCAAGGCCGTGCAGGGCTGTCCCGTGAACAGCGCCAAACCCGGTGATGTACCCGATTGGGCAGTGTTAGAGACGAAAAAGCTGGCCGAAATGCCCACCCCCGTGGTGGATTTGCCCCTTGGCGCGACCGAAGACCGCGTCACCGGCGCGCTCGATATCGAAAAGGCGCTGACCAAAGGCGAGAAGGCGTTTCAACCCGGTCTGCTGGCGCGGGCCAATCGGGGATATCTTTATATCGACGAGGTGAACCTGCTGGAGGATCACATCGTCGATCTGCTGCTCGACGTGGCGCAATCGGGCGAAAACGTGGTGGAACGCGAAGGTCTGTCGATCCGCCATGCCGCGCGTTTCGTGCTGGTCGGGTCCGGCAACCCCGAAGAAGGCGAATTGCGCCCGCAATTGCTCGACCGGTTTGGTCTGTCGGTCGAGGTGGCCTCGCCCAAGGATATCGCCACGCGGGTCGAGGTGATCAAGCGCCGCGATGCATTTGACAATGACAATGCCGCTTTCATGCTGCGCTGGCAGGCCGAGGATGCCGCGATCCGCGACCGGATCTTGACGGCGAGAAAGACACTCAAAAGGCTGAAAACGCCCGAAAAGACGCTGCATGACGTGGCCGAGCTATGCCTTGCGCTGGGATCGGACGGGTTGCGCGGTGAACTGACGCTGCTGAAGGCCGCCCGCGCCTATGCCGCCTGGCGCAATGACACCGCGCTGACCCGTGCGCATGTCAAGGATATGGCGCCGATGGCCCTGCGCCACCGCCTGCGCCGCGATCCTTTGGACGAGGCGGGCAGCGGCACCCGCGTGGCGCGGATCGTGGAAGAAACCCTTGGCTAG
- the crtA gene encoding spheroidene monooxygenase — MTQIVTLSFFRFAGPLARVWALVMMGGARLPLARTPDIGFWKLCGSGTGEGFTPVPNTAVYAILATWPDIATAKARSSSGIFARYRGRAAEHWTVFLQTQSARGQWSGQQPFAPTATATPGPLAALTRATIKPRILARFWGRVPNISAKIGADSNVMFKIGIGEVPMLHQVTFSIWPSESAMAAFARTGPHAEAIRAVRDEGWFAEELYARFAVHSDAGTWNGTSPLARPEAA, encoded by the coding sequence TTGACCCAGATCGTCACCTTGTCGTTTTTCCGCTTTGCCGGGCCATTGGCGCGGGTCTGGGCGCTGGTGATGATGGGCGGCGCGCGGTTGCCGCTGGCCCGCACGCCCGACATCGGGTTCTGGAAGCTCTGCGGCTCTGGCACCGGCGAAGGGTTCACGCCTGTTCCCAATACCGCCGTCTATGCGATCCTTGCGACGTGGCCCGATATCGCGACCGCCAAGGCGCGCAGCAGCAGCGGCATTTTCGCCCGCTACAGGGGCCGCGCGGCGGAACATTGGACAGTGTTTTTGCAAACCCAATCCGCCCGCGGGCAATGGTCGGGCCAGCAACCTTTCGCGCCCACGGCCACCGCCACGCCCGGCCCCTTGGCGGCATTGACCCGCGCGACGATCAAGCCACGCATACTTGCGCGGTTCTGGGGGCGGGTGCCAAATATCTCCGCCAAGATCGGCGCGGATAGCAATGTGATGTTCAAGATCGGCATTGGCGAGGTGCCGATGCTGCATCAGGTCACATTCTCGATCTGGCCCTCCGAATCCGCGATGGCCGCCTTTGCCCGCACTGGCCCGCATGCCGAGGCGATCCGCGCCGTGCGTGACGAAGGCTGGTTTGCCGAAGAACTCTATGCCCGTTTCGCCGTGCATTCCGATGCCGGCACATGGAACGGCACCTCCCCCCTTGCCAGACCAGAGGCCGCATGA
- a CDS encoding phytoene desaturase, translating into MLTHDQTDSNAAIVIGAGLGGLAAAMRLGAKGYAVTVLDRLDLPGGRGSSITQDGHRFDLGPTIITVPQVYENLWRACGRDFHKDISLRPMDPFYEVRWPDGSTFTARQDTDAMLAEVARLSPADVAGYKRFLKDSEACYKVGFEGMVAKPMNKIWETIKVLPEFARLRADRSILGLAKARVKDARLRMALSFHPLFIGGDPRKVTSIYALVAYLEKTYGVHYAMGGVQAIANAMVKVIKVQGGTVRQNVEVDELLIDNGAAKGVRLTDGSVIHAPLVVSNADAGHTYQRLLRNHPRKRWTDKKLKSRRWSMGLFVWYFGTKGTAQMWPDVGHHTITNAPRYEGLLRDIFIKGKLSDDMSLYIHRPGVTDPSVAPKGDDTFYVLSPVPHLGFDNPVDWATESAIYKAKVMAEVEKTIPGFADRISTEMILTPEDFRDRYLSPNGSGFSIEPRILQSAWFRPHNISEEAKGLFLVGAGTHPGAGVPGVISSAEVLAKLVPDAPVQMPLKVAAE; encoded by the coding sequence ATGTTGACACATGATCAGACTGATTCAAACGCGGCCATCGTCATCGGGGCGGGCCTTGGCGGGCTTGCGGCCGCGATGCGTCTGGGTGCCAAAGGCTATGCCGTCACCGTTTTGGACCGGCTGGATTTGCCCGGCGGGCGGGGGTCATCCATCACGCAGGACGGGCATCGTTTCGATCTGGGGCCGACGATCATCACCGTCCCGCAGGTCTATGAAAACCTCTGGCGGGCTTGCGGGCGGGATTTCCACAAGGATATCAGCCTGCGCCCGATGGACCCGTTCTACGAAGTGCGCTGGCCCGATGGATCGACATTCACCGCGCGGCAGGACACAGACGCGATGCTGGCCGAGGTCGCCCGCCTGAGCCCCGCTGATGTGGCGGGTTACAAGCGGTTCCTGAAAGACAGCGAGGCCTGCTATAAGGTCGGGTTCGAAGGCATGGTCGCCAAGCCGATGAACAAGATCTGGGAAACGATCAAGGTGCTGCCCGAATTCGCCCGCCTGCGTGCGGACCGCTCGATCCTCGGGCTGGCCAAGGCGCGGGTCAAGGATGCCCGCCTGCGCATGGCTTTGTCGTTCCATCCACTGTTCATCGGGGGCGATCCGCGCAAGGTCACGTCGATCTATGCGCTGGTCGCCTATCTGGAAAAGACTTACGGCGTGCATTACGCGATGGGCGGCGTGCAGGCGATTGCCAATGCGATGGTCAAGGTGATCAAGGTGCAAGGCGGCACCGTCCGCCAGAATGTCGAGGTGGACGAGCTGCTGATCGACAACGGGGCTGCCAAAGGCGTGCGCCTGACCGATGGCAGCGTGATCCATGCGCCGCTGGTCGTCAGCAATGCCGATGCGGGCCATACCTATCAGCGCCTGTTGCGCAACCATCCGCGCAAACGCTGGACCGACAAGAAACTGAAATCGCGGCGCTGGTCGATGGGTCTGTTCGTCTGGTATTTCGGCACCAAAGGCACGGCGCAGATGTGGCCCGATGTGGGCCATCACACGATCACCAACGCCCCCCGCTATGAGGGTCTGCTGCGCGACATTTTCATCAAGGGCAAGCTGTCCGACGACATGAGCCTTTATATCCACCGCCCCGGCGTCACCGATCCCAGCGTCGCGCCCAAAGGCGATGATACGTTCTACGTCCTGTCACCCGTGCCGCATCTGGGGTTCGACAATCCGGTCGATTGGGCCACGGAATCCGCGATCTACAAGGCCAAGGTCATGGCCGAGGTGGAAAAAACCATCCCCGGTTTCGCGGATCGCATCAGCACCGAAATGATCCTGACGCCTGAGGATTTCCGCGACCGCTATCTGTCGCCGAACGGATCGGGCTTTTCAATCGAACCGCGCATCCTGCAATCGGCCTGGTTCCGCCCCCATAACATCAGCGAAGAGGCCAAGGGCCTGTTTCTGGTCGGCGCAGGCACGCATCCGGGCGCCGGTGTGCCGGGCGTGATTTCCAGCGCCGAGGTATTGGCGAAACTGGTCCCCGACGCCCCGGTGCAGATGCCATTGAAAGTGGCGGCAGAATGA
- the crtB gene encoding 15-cis-phytoene synthase — MIRPEDLAHCENAIRHGSLSFHAASRLLPSSVRDPALALYAFCRLADDEVDEGTQQAGAVLRLQDRLDLAYAGTPRNAPEDRAFAAIIDEFEMPRALPDALLEGLAWDAAEYRYDTLSGVRDYSARVASAVGAMMCVLMRVRDPDALARACDLGVAMQLTNIARDVGEDARMGRIYLPLDWLAEAGIDPLNFTRDPVPDAALRFMVKRLLAEADRLYLRSESGINALPVKTRTGIWAARLIYAGIGRQVRQNGYDSITMRARTSVTQKLGWVGQSALRTAFSVMTPKSPIIYARPLDEVAFLVDAASRSKPSQSRSLAVLDVLADLRSRQAGVGNSGHRA; from the coding sequence ATGATCCGGCCCGAGGATCTGGCGCATTGCGAAAATGCGATCCGCCACGGGTCGCTGTCGTTTCACGCCGCCTCGCGCCTTTTGCCATCCTCGGTCCGTGATCCCGCGCTGGCGCTTTACGCCTTTTGCAGGCTCGCCGATGACGAGGTGGACGAAGGCACCCAGCAGGCCGGTGCCGTGCTGCGCCTGCAAGACCGGCTGGACCTGGCCTATGCCGGCACTCCCCGCAACGCCCCCGAAGACCGCGCCTTTGCCGCGATCATCGACGAATTCGAGATGCCCCGCGCCCTGCCCGATGCCTTGCTTGAAGGGCTGGCATGGGACGCGGCCGAATACCGCTATGACACCCTGTCCGGCGTCCGCGATTATTCTGCCCGTGTTGCCAGCGCCGTCGGTGCCATGATGTGCGTGCTGATGCGGGTGCGCGACCCCGATGCGCTGGCGCGTGCCTGCGATCTGGGGGTGGCGATGCAGCTGACCAATATCGCGCGCGATGTGGGCGAAGACGCGCGGATGGGCCGGATCTATCTGCCGCTCGACTGGCTGGCAGAGGCGGGGATCGACCCGCTGAATTTCACCCGCGACCCTGTGCCTGACGCGGCTTTGCGATTCATGGTCAAACGCCTGCTGGCCGAGGCGGACAGGCTCTATCTGCGGTCCGAATCTGGCATCAACGCGCTGCCCGTCAAGACACGCACCGGTATCTGGGCCGCGCGGCTGATCTATGCGGGTATCGGCAGACAGGTCCGGCAGAACGGCTATGACAGTATCACGATGCGGGCGCGGACCTCGGTGACGCAAAAACTGGGTTGGGTCGGGCAATCCGCGCTGCGCACCGCCTTTTCCGTCATGACGCCGAAATCGCCGATCATCTATGCGCGCCCCTTGGACGAGGTGGCCTTTCTGGTCGATGCCGCAAGCCGGTCCAAACCCAGCCAAAGCCGGTCCCTGGCGGTGCTGGACGTGCTGGCCGATCTGCGCAGCCGCCAAGCAGGGGTTGGAAACAGCGGCCATCGCGCCTAG
- the tspO gene encoding tryptophan-rich sensory protein TspO, with the protein MDYVLFLLFLAATFAAGSTGALFPTGAWYKSLNKPTWVPRDWMFPVAWTSIYLLISFAGARVAMIDGNGYAMAFWAIQIALNALWTPVFFGLRRLKGSLPIIGALWLAVLGCTITHFQLDVWAGLAFVPYLVWVTIATALSIAMLRLNPDEKPLDLSAI; encoded by the coding sequence ATGGATTATGTGCTGTTCTTGCTGTTTCTGGCCGCGACCTTTGCCGCCGGATCGACCGGTGCGCTGTTTCCGACAGGCGCATGGTATAAAAGCCTGAACAAACCGACATGGGTGCCGCGCGACTGGATGTTTCCTGTGGCATGGACATCAATCTATCTGCTGATTTCCTTTGCCGGCGCGCGGGTCGCGATGATTGACGGCAATGGCTATGCGATGGCTTTCTGGGCGATCCAGATCGCGCTGAACGCGCTCTGGACGCCGGTGTTCTTTGGCCTGCGCCGCCTGAAAGGCTCGCTGCCGATCATCGGGGCGCTGTGGCTGGCGGTGCTGGGCTGCACCATCACGCATTTCCAGCTGGATGTCTGGGCCGGGCTGGCCTTTGTGCCCTATCTGGTCTGGGTGACCATCGCGACCGCGCTTAGCATCGCGATGCTGCGGCTGAACCCCGATGAAAAGCCACTCGACCTGAGCGCGATCTGA
- a CDS encoding adenine deaminase produces the protein MENHIKSWADVAPHLVAVAAGRSPADMVIRGGKLVNVQTRELLDWQVAIAAGRFAYIGPDASHCIGPDTEVIEADGRYLIPGLCDGHMHIESGMLTPAEFAAAVIPHGTTTMFTDPHEIANVLGLRGVRMMHDEALMQPVNIFTQMPSCAPSAPGLETTGFEISADDVAQAMAWPGIIGLGEMMNFPGVVNGDPQMLAEMAATMRAGKTVGGHYASPDKGVAFSAYVAGGAADDHEGTAEADALARTRNGMRSMMRLGSAWYDVESQITAVTQKGLDPRNFILCTDDCHSGTLVNDGHMNRVVRHAIACGCDPLIALQMATINTATHFGLERELGSITPGRRADVILTSDLVTLPIEHVIARGKTVALNGKITVDCPHYDWPDDARQTVRMGKLLDHADFAVPAPKGANSVVAKVIGVVENQAPTEALTAELPVVDGVVEGQGDTYQIALVERHRATGKVVNGFVSGFGYRGRMAIASTVAHDSHHMIVVGTDRALMAKAANRLGEVGGGVTVWKDDAELALVALPIAGLMSDSPAAEVAASADAMVAAMAACGCTLNNAYMQHSLLALVVIPALRISDLGLVDVTKFEITDLFEENT, from the coding sequence ATGGAAAATCACATCAAATCATGGGCGGATGTCGCCCCGCATCTGGTCGCTGTCGCCGCAGGCCGCAGCCCCGCCGATATGGTCATCCGTGGCGGCAAGCTGGTCAATGTCCAAACCCGAGAGCTGCTGGATTGGCAGGTCGCCATCGCCGCCGGGCGTTTCGCCTATATCGGCCCTGACGCCAGCCATTGCATCGGCCCAGATACCGAAGTGATCGAGGCGGATGGCCGTTACCTGATCCCCGGCCTGTGTGACGGGCATATGCATATCGAAAGCGGCATGCTGACCCCCGCCGAATTCGCCGCCGCCGTGATCCCGCATGGCACGACGACCATGTTCACCGACCCGCATGAGATCGCCAATGTCCTTGGCCTGCGCGGTGTGCGGATGATGCATGACGAGGCGCTGATGCAGCCCGTCAATATCTTTACCCAGATGCCGTCCTGCGCGCCTTCTGCCCCCGGTCTGGAAACCACTGGATTCGAGATCAGCGCCGATGACGTGGCACAGGCGATGGCATGGCCCGGCATCATCGGTCTGGGCGAGATGATGAATTTTCCGGGCGTCGTGAACGGTGATCCGCAGATGCTGGCCGAAATGGCCGCCACGATGCGCGCGGGCAAGACCGTCGGCGGCCATTATGCCAGCCCTGACAAGGGCGTGGCCTTTAGCGCCTATGTCGCAGGCGGCGCCGCCGACGACCACGAAGGCACGGCAGAGGCGGACGCGCTGGCCCGCACCCGCAACGGCATGCGGTCGATGATGCGGCTAGGCTCGGCCTGGTATGACGTTGAAAGCCAGATCACGGCGGTGACGCAAAAGGGGCTGGATCCGCGCAATTTCATCCTCTGCACCGATGATTGCCATTCCGGCACCTTGGTTAATGATGGCCATATGAACCGCGTCGTGCGCCATGCCATCGCTTGCGGCTGCGACCCGCTGATCGCCTTGCAAATGGCGACGATCAACACCGCGACCCATTTCGGTCTGGAACGTGAGCTTGGCTCGATCACGCCGGGCCGCCGCGCCGATGTGATCCTGACCTCTGACCTTGTCACGTTGCCGATCGAGCACGTGATTGCACGCGGCAAGACCGTGGCGCTGAACGGCAAGATCACCGTGGATTGCCCGCATTACGACTGGCCCGATGATGCGCGTCAGACGGTGCGGATGGGCAAGCTGCTGGATCACGCCGATTTCGCCGTCCCCGCGCCGAAAGGGGCCAATAGCGTCGTCGCCAAAGTCATCGGCGTCGTCGAAAACCAGGCCCCGACCGAGGCGCTGACCGCCGAATTGCCCGTGGTCGATGGTGTGGTCGAAGGACAAGGCGATACCTATCAGATCGCGCTTGTCGAACGGCACCGCGCGACGGGTAAGGTTGTGAACGGCTTTGTTTCGGGTTTTGGCTATAGGGGGCGGATGGCCATCGCCTCGACCGTGGCGCATGACAGCCACCATATGATCGTCGTCGGCACCGACCGCGCGCTGATGGCCAAGGCGGCGAACCGGCTGGGCGAGGTCGGCGGCGGTGTCACCGTCTGGAAAGACGATGCCGAATTGGCGCTGGTCGCATTGCCCATCGCGGGGCTGATGTCCGACAGCCCCGCGGCAGAGGTCGCCGCCTCGGCCGATGCCATGGTCGCCGCGATGGCCGCCTGCGGCTGCACGCTGAACAATGCCTATATGCAGCATTCGCTGCTGGCGCTGGTTGTCATACCGGCGTTGCGGATCTCTGATCTGGGCTTGGTCGATGTGACGAAATTCGAAATTACCGATCTGTTCGAGGAAAATACATGA